The proteins below come from a single Fusarium verticillioides 7600 chromosome 3, whole genome shotgun sequence genomic window:
- a CDS encoding hypothetical protein (At least one base has a quality score < 10) — MASQQLPQLNIDRYVVIHVATTCDEHGVYVTKDSAEVIELGWILVDANSLEEITHESVLVKPVNTPITPLCTSLTTLTWEHVRNAGTFRDAITRFDTFATEYLTSKNLDFVFVTLDAWDLRVQLPREARDKAVVLPPYLQHSRTFDLRTEYQRWQQHHPESLPFGPSMLSNICAALEVEPVQSSAPIKHNLPFHLQALAPASPRRAMEEAVTLARVLRGLIRKSQPPQEHPDVLTRPMDARADVRAFLSERSKVLHMSGLPHDTTQSELESWFTQFGGRPIAFWTLRTPEQHKPTGTGFAVFSSHEGGKSKKPPTSLRAAESLCMNGRALNEKAIEVSPSSSRVLDRAQDILTPFPPSKNRPRPGDWTCPSCGFSNFQRRTACFRCSFPAVGAGPSNDMGSGNNNYGGGYGYGPPAMMPPPPHGGHHGPMGHGGGRMGGSGVVPFRAGDWKCGNEVCGYHNFAKNVCCLRCGASRAGAAVVADSGYPSPMDNASQYGMNQGSMGGAPGPGPFGSGTSFGGSGGGYNQQHFGGPPSHYLPSGLGGGAAAYPSSLNTHGSFGSGPASHAAGPFDSRAAEAAFQSATNGPASGGPSNNFYNNNANNNGGNTENDPFAFLSSGIGGLSVSGGDGRQNGGSAPPNKSPA, encoded by the exons ATGGCCTCACAGCAACTTCCCCAGCTTAACATCGATCGATATGTTGTCATCCATGTTGCGACTACCTGCGACGAGCACGGCGTTTATGTGACAAAAGACTCGGCCGAAGTAATTGAGCTTGGTTGGATCCTGGTCGACGCAAACTCACTTGAGGAG ATTACGCATGAGAGCGTCCTTGTCAAACCCGTCAATACTCCAATTACGCCCCTCTGTA CCAGCCTGACAACCTTGACTTGGGAGCATGTTCGAAACGCTGGTACCTTTAGAGACGCTATCACCCGATTCGATACATTCGCTACCGAGTATTTAACCTCGAAGAACCTCGATTTCGTCTTCGTCACTCTTGACGCATGGGATCTCCGTGTTCAGCTGCCTCGTGAGGCCCGCGACAAGGCTGTGGTTCTCCCTCCTTACTTGCAGCACTCACGCACTTTCGATCTCCGCACCGAGTATCAGCgatggcagcaacaccaccccGAGTCTCTGCCATTCGGACCTTCGATGCTCTCCAACATTTGCGCCGCGCTCGAGGTTGAGCCCGTTCAGTCGAGTGCTCCGATTAAGCACAACCTTCCATTTCACCTCCAGGCTCTTGCCCCTGCCTCGCCACGACGTGCAATGGAAGAGGCTGTCACTCTTGCCCGAGTCCTCCGGGGGTTGATTCGTAAGTCGCAACCTCCCCAGGAGCATCCCGATGTCTTGACTCGGCCCATGGATGCCCGGGCCGATGTTCGAGCTTTTCTTTCGGAGAGGAGCAAGGTTCTTCACATGTCGGGACTTCCACACGATACCACTCAGTCAGAGCTCGAGAGTTGGTTCACTCAGTTCGGTGGTCGACCCATTGCATTCTGGACTCTTCGAACCCCTGAACAGCATAAACCTACTGGTACCGGATTTGCCGTATTCTCTTCCCATGAGGGAGGTAAGTCTAAAAAGCCCCCCACAAGTCTGCGT GCCGCTGAGAGCCTTTGTATGAATGGTCGTGCCCTTAAtgagaaggccattgaggtCTCGCCCTCCTCTAGCCGCGTCCTCGACCGTGCTCAGGACATACTGACTCCTTTCCCTCCTAGCAAGAACCGCCCTAGGCCTGGTGACTGGACCTGTCCATCTTGCGGGTTCTCCAACTTCCAGCGTCGAACTGCTTGCTTCCGATGCTCGTTCCCTGCTGTCGGTGCTGGCCCTTCGAACGATATGGGTAGCGGCAATAACAATTACGGTGGCGGATATGGTTACGGACCCCCTGCTATGATGCCCCCCCCTCCTCACGGTGGCCACCATGGGCCTATGGGTCATGGCGGTGGTCGTATGGGCGGTAGCGGTGTGGTACCTTTCCGTGCTGGTGATTGGAAGTGTGGTAACGAGGTCTGTGGCTACCATAACTTCGCGAAGAACGTATGCTGTCTTCGATGTGGTGCCAGCCGCGCAGGCgcagctgttgttgctgattCTGGATACCCTTCTCCCATGGACAATGCCTCTCAGTACGGTATGAACCAAGGATCCATGGGAGGTGCTCCAGGACCCGGCCCATTCGGCTCTGGTACCTCCTTCGGCggctctggtggtggttATAACCAACAACACTTTGGAGGCCCGCCCAGCCACTACCTTCCCTCGGGCCTCGGAGGTGGCGCTGCCGCCTATCCTAGCTCGCTGAACACCCACGGCAGTTTTGGATCCGGACCTGCTTCCCATGCGGCTGGCCCTTTCGATAGTcgtgctgctgaggctgcgTTCCAGTCAGCCACCAATGGGCCTGCATCTGGTGGACCATCAAACAACTTTTATAACAATaacgccaacaacaacggtGGCAATACTGAGAACGACCCCTTTGCTTTCCTCTCCAGCGGCATTGGAGGGCTTTCAGTTagtggaggagatggccgCCAGAATGGTGGTTCTGCCCCTCCTAACAAGTCGCCTGCTTAA